The Nocardioides sp. S-1144 genome includes a region encoding these proteins:
- a CDS encoding phosphodiester glycosidase family protein, protein MRSPRPKYRPTVRPTPSATLLATVLAALLALLAPLLATTTATATANGAAPAPWAADRDGARPPQTSDGVVGPVARWLPPRLRARGPLAEPTREWVAPGVHLSQWEEDTVRGRIRAHLLTVQWRRPGVSVDYDNAGRVRATATVPEIAARDRGVVGAVNGDFFDIHDTGAPIGIGVERARGLLHGRRVGWNSAFTIGRDGTPAIGRREVVTRIRQHPGIPIATLNAPNVPVDSIGVYTRAWGRAAGARVTDESRRGVRVVRVVRGRVVSNNRRLPRGVDITGTVLVGRGHGARRLRALAVGSRASLVSRVEGRPRMAITGNAFLVRDGVLEALDDRELHPRTAIGIDRDAGTILLLVVDGRQPSSRGYTMLELADAMVRLGADEALNLDGGGSSTLVARRTGLGVGIVNSPSDGVARRVANVVEVRYRRPR, encoded by the coding sequence TGCTCGCGCTCCTGGCCCCGCTCCTGGCGACCACGACGGCGACCGCGACGGCGAACGGCGCCGCTCCGGCACCGTGGGCCGCCGACCGCGACGGCGCCCGCCCTCCCCAGACGAGCGACGGCGTCGTCGGGCCGGTCGCCCGTTGGCTCCCGCCGCGGCTGCGGGCCCGCGGCCCGCTCGCCGAGCCGACGCGGGAGTGGGTCGCGCCCGGCGTCCACCTGTCGCAGTGGGAGGAGGACACCGTCCGCGGCCGGATCCGCGCCCACCTGCTGACCGTGCAGTGGCGTCGTCCCGGCGTCTCGGTCGACTACGACAACGCCGGCCGGGTGCGCGCCACCGCGACCGTGCCCGAGATCGCGGCCCGCGACCGAGGCGTCGTCGGCGCCGTCAACGGCGACTTCTTCGACATCCACGACACCGGCGCGCCGATCGGCATCGGAGTCGAGCGCGCCCGCGGGCTGCTCCACGGCCGGCGGGTCGGCTGGAACTCGGCGTTCACGATCGGACGCGACGGCACCCCCGCGATCGGACGCCGCGAGGTCGTCACCCGGATCCGGCAGCACCCCGGGATCCCGATCGCCACCCTCAACGCCCCGAACGTGCCGGTCGACAGCATCGGGGTCTACACCCGGGCCTGGGGCCGGGCGGCGGGGGCGCGGGTGACCGACGAGAGCCGGCGCGGGGTGCGCGTGGTGCGCGTCGTGCGGGGCCGCGTCGTCAGCAACAACCGGCGGCTGCCGCGCGGCGTCGACATCACCGGCACCGTGCTCGTCGGTCGCGGGCACGGCGCCCGCCGGCTGCGGGCGTTGGCGGTCGGCAGCCGCGCGAGCCTCGTCTCCCGGGTCGAGGGCCGCCCGCGGATGGCGATCACCGGCAACGCGTTCCTGGTGCGCGACGGCGTGCTCGAGGCGCTCGACGACCGCGAGCTGCACCCGCGGACCGCCATCGGCATCGACCGCGACGCCGGGACGATCCTGCTGCTCGTGGTCGACGGTCGGCAGCCGTCGAGCCGCGGCTACACGATGCTCGAGCTGGCCGACGCGATGGTCCGGCTCGGCGCCGACGAGGCCCTCAACCTCGACGGCGGCGGCTCGAGCACGCTCGTCGCGCGGCGCACGGGCCTGGGCGTCGGCATCGTGAACTCCCCCTCGGACGGCGTCGCGCGCCGGGTCGCCAACGTGGTCGAGGTCCGCTACCGCCGTCCTCGTTGA
- a CDS encoding mismatch-specific DNA-glycosylase, giving the protein MGFTRAELESFRDAEVPDLLPGHGTPLRLLFVGINPGLWTAATATHFAHPGNRFYPALLRGGVVERRIDPAAGMSDADRDHLRARGIGITNVVRRATAKASDLTPEELRAGGVELAALVRRAHPAVVAIAGITAYRTAFGLPRATPGRQPAPFEGAELWVVPNPSGLNAHETVDSLALAYAAPARAAGLL; this is encoded by the coding sequence ATGGGATTCACCCGCGCCGAGCTCGAGTCCTTCCGTGACGCCGAGGTGCCCGACCTCCTGCCCGGGCACGGGACGCCGCTGCGGCTGCTCTTCGTCGGGATCAACCCCGGCCTGTGGACCGCCGCCACCGCGACGCACTTCGCGCACCCCGGCAACCGCTTCTACCCCGCGCTGCTCCGCGGCGGCGTCGTCGAGCGGCGCATCGACCCCGCGGCCGGCATGTCCGACGCCGACCGCGACCACCTCCGCGCCCGCGGGATCGGCATCACGAACGTCGTGCGCCGGGCCACGGCCAAGGCGTCCGACCTGACCCCCGAGGAGCTGCGGGCCGGCGGCGTCGAGCTCGCGGCCCTGGTCCGCCGTGCCCACCCCGCCGTGGTGGCGATCGCCGGCATCACCGCCTACCGGACGGCGTTCGGGCTCCCGAGGGCGACGCCGGGGCGCCAGCCGGCGCCGTTCGAGGGTGCCGAGCTGTGGGTGGTGCCCAACCCGAGCGGGCTCAACGCCCACGAGACGGTCGACTCGCTCGCGCTCGCCTACGCCGCGCCGGCCCGCGCCGCCGGCCTGCTCTGA
- a CDS encoding glucose-1-phosphate adenylyltransferase, whose protein sequence is MSTIPRPARPRKKVLAIVLAGGEGKRLMPLTADRAKPAVPFAGIYRLIDYALSNVVNSGYLQIVVLTQYKSHSLDRHVTQTWRMSTMLGNYVTPVPAQQRVGKHWYLGSGDAIFQSLNLIKDEKPDIVVVVGADHVYRMDFSQMVAQHIDSGAACTVAAIRQPIGLADQFGVIDVVPDDPSRIREFLEKPKDPAGLPDSPGEVLASMGNYVFDADALVEAVTRDASTDGSKHDMGGDIVPAFVRRDQAGVYDYQDNVVPGATERDRGYWRDVGTLGSYYAAHMDVVSPLPVFNLYNFDWPIYTSYGPQPPVKIVQGADGTPARTDEAVLSPGVVVSGGTVTRSVLSPAVRVLGGAQVDGSVLLNGVHVGEGAVVRNAILDKNVVVPPGARIGVDPEEDAARGFVVEDGLTVLGKDQAF, encoded by the coding sequence ATGAGCACCATTCCCCGGCCGGCCCGCCCGCGCAAGAAGGTCCTCGCGATCGTCCTCGCCGGAGGTGAGGGCAAGCGGCTGATGCCGCTCACCGCCGACCGGGCCAAGCCGGCGGTCCCGTTCGCCGGCATCTACCGGCTCATCGACTACGCGCTCTCGAACGTCGTCAACTCCGGCTACCTCCAGATCGTGGTGCTCACGCAGTACAAGTCCCACAGCCTCGACCGCCACGTCACCCAGACCTGGCGGATGTCGACGATGCTCGGCAACTACGTCACCCCGGTGCCCGCGCAGCAGCGCGTTGGCAAGCACTGGTACCTCGGCAGCGGCGACGCGATCTTCCAGTCGCTGAACCTGATCAAGGACGAGAAGCCCGACATCGTGGTCGTCGTCGGCGCCGACCACGTGTACCGGATGGACTTCTCCCAGATGGTCGCCCAGCACATCGACAGCGGCGCCGCCTGCACCGTGGCCGCGATCCGGCAGCCGATCGGGCTGGCCGACCAGTTCGGCGTCATCGACGTCGTCCCCGACGACCCGTCGCGCATCCGCGAGTTCCTCGAGAAGCCCAAGGACCCGGCCGGCCTGCCCGACAGCCCCGGCGAGGTGCTGGCCTCGATGGGCAACTACGTCTTCGACGCTGACGCGCTGGTCGAGGCCGTCACCCGCGACGCCTCCACCGACGGGTCGAAGCACGACATGGGCGGCGACATCGTGCCGGCGTTCGTGCGCCGCGACCAGGCCGGCGTCTACGACTACCAGGACAACGTCGTCCCCGGTGCCACCGAGCGCGACCGCGGCTACTGGCGCGACGTCGGGACGCTCGGCTCCTACTACGCCGCCCACATGGACGTCGTCTCGCCGCTGCCGGTCTTCAACCTCTACAACTTCGACTGGCCGATCTACACCTCCTACGGCCCGCAGCCGCCGGTCAAGATCGTCCAGGGCGCCGACGGCACCCCGGCCCGCACCGACGAGGCCGTGCTCTCGCCCGGCGTCGTGGTCAGCGGCGGCACCGTCACCCGCTCGGTCCTCTCACCCGCCGTCCGGGTGCTCGGCGGGGCGCAGGTCGACGGCTCGGTGCTGCTCAACGGCGTGCACGTGGGCGAGGGCGCCGTGGTCCGCAACGCGATCCTCGACAAGAACGTCGTCGTCCCGCCCGGCGCCCGGATCGGCGTCGACCCCGAGGAGGACGCCGCCCGCGGCTTCGTGGTCGAGGACGGGCTGACCGTGCTCGGCAAGGACCAGGCCTTCTAG
- a CDS encoding family 16 glycosylhydrolase translates to MLPHHRSARRRLVALACLLALLVVPGGAPSQAGPGDPPVPDDDTFVGAGGYTYPRPTNAAKVFRWGSETWRDEFEVGGALRPQWRVNRPRRVREQQGQITMNAQAHTGTVSVTATDTAAAYGRWETRVRGKRYDRGTPYRFFWELVPVQPTGCPGGSDQRIVIASWAQDDARAVGGIGVDADTAFTFGADLDLRIGYFHTYAIEIAPDHVSWFVDTKVVHTERRPEALTGVVYRPRLRMQAVRGATMARSRMQADWVRHYSLDRPGALPVTAPAMTRTDLAPLC, encoded by the coding sequence GTGCTCCCTCACCACCGGTCGGCTCGTCGTCGTCTCGTCGCCCTCGCCTGCCTGCTCGCCCTGCTCGTCGTCCCCGGAGGGGCCCCGTCGCAGGCCGGACCGGGTGACCCGCCGGTGCCCGACGACGACACCTTCGTCGGAGCCGGGGGCTACACCTACCCCCGCCCGACGAACGCCGCGAAGGTCTTCCGCTGGGGCTCGGAGACGTGGCGCGACGAGTTCGAGGTGGGAGGCGCGCTGCGTCCGCAGTGGCGGGTGAACCGCCCCAGGCGGGTGCGCGAGCAGCAGGGCCAGATCACGATGAACGCCCAGGCGCACACCGGCACGGTGAGCGTCACCGCGACCGACACCGCCGCCGCCTACGGCCGCTGGGAGACCCGGGTGCGGGGCAAGCGGTACGACCGGGGCACGCCGTACCGCTTCTTCTGGGAGCTCGTGCCGGTGCAGCCGACCGGGTGCCCCGGCGGCAGCGACCAACGCATCGTGATCGCGTCGTGGGCCCAGGACGACGCCCGGGCCGTCGGCGGCATCGGCGTCGACGCCGACACGGCGTTCACCTTCGGCGCCGACCTCGACCTGCGCATCGGCTACTTCCACACCTACGCGATCGAGATCGCCCCCGACCACGTGTCGTGGTTCGTGGACACGAAGGTGGTGCACACCGAGCGGCGTCCCGAGGCGCTGACCGGGGTCGTCTACCGGCCCCGGCTGCGGATGCAGGCGGTGCGCGGCGCGACGATGGCGCGCTCGCGGATGCAGGCCGACTGGGTGCGCCACTACTCCCTCGACCGCCCCGGCGCCCTCCCCGTGACCGCGCCGGCGATGACCCGGACCGACCTGGCCCCTCTCTGCTGA
- the glgA gene encoding glycogen synthase, which produces MRVDVLSKEYPPSIYGGAGVHVAELVRALRALPGLDTRVHAFDGPRSEEGTTSHPDLAELAGANGALRTLGVDLTLADACAGSDLVHSHTWYANMAGHLAGLLHGVPHVVTAHSLEPLRPWKAEQLGGGYAVSSWVERTAYEGAAAVIAVSAAMRDDVLASYPAVDPARVHVVHNGIDTELWRPAPAPDRVRELGLDPDRPSVVFVGRITRQKGLPLFLRAAAQLPPDVQLVLCAGAPDTPEIEAEVMGLVEDLSRTRTGVVWIREMLPRADVVALLTAATVFACPSIYEPLGIVNLEAMACDTAVVATATGGIPEVVVPGETGLLVPIEQADDGTGTPLDPDRYVADFAAALNELVADPDRAATYGRAGRQRAIESFSWDAIAERTVGVYTSVT; this is translated from the coding sequence ATGCGGGTCGACGTGCTGAGCAAGGAGTACCCCCCCTCGATCTACGGCGGCGCCGGGGTCCACGTGGCCGAGCTGGTGCGGGCGCTGCGGGCGCTCCCCGGGCTCGACACGCGGGTCCACGCCTTCGACGGTCCACGCTCCGAGGAGGGCACGACCTCGCACCCCGACCTCGCCGAGCTGGCCGGTGCCAACGGCGCGCTGCGCACGCTCGGCGTCGACCTCACCCTCGCCGACGCCTGCGCCGGCTCCGACCTCGTGCACTCCCACACCTGGTACGCCAACATGGCCGGGCACCTCGCCGGGCTGCTGCACGGCGTCCCGCACGTGGTGACCGCACACTCGCTCGAGCCGCTGCGTCCGTGGAAGGCCGAGCAGCTCGGCGGCGGCTACGCCGTGTCGTCCTGGGTCGAGCGGACCGCCTACGAGGGTGCCGCGGCGGTGATCGCGGTCTCGGCCGCGATGCGCGACGACGTCCTCGCCTCCTACCCGGCCGTCGACCCGGCCCGGGTGCACGTCGTCCACAACGGCATCGACACCGAGCTGTGGCGCCCGGCCCCGGCACCGGACCGCGTGCGCGAGCTCGGCCTCGACCCCGACCGGCCGTCGGTGGTCTTCGTCGGCCGGATCACCCGGCAGAAGGGGCTGCCGCTGTTCCTGCGCGCCGCGGCCCAGCTGCCGCCCGACGTCCAGCTGGTGCTCTGCGCGGGCGCGCCCGACACCCCGGAGATCGAGGCCGAGGTGATGGGCCTGGTCGAGGACCTCTCGCGCACCCGCACCGGCGTGGTGTGGATCCGCGAGATGCTCCCGCGCGCCGACGTCGTCGCGCTGCTGACCGCCGCGACCGTCTTCGCCTGCCCGTCGATCTACGAGCCGCTCGGCATCGTCAACCTCGAGGCGATGGCGTGCGACACCGCCGTCGTCGCGACCGCGACCGGCGGCATCCCCGAGGTCGTCGTCCCCGGCGAGACCGGGCTGCTGGTGCCGATCGAGCAGGCCGACGACGGCACCGGGACCCCGCTCGACCCCGACCGCTACGTCGCCGACTTCGCCGCCGCCCTCAACGAGCTCGTCGCCGACCCCGACCGGGCCGCGACGTACGGCCGCGCCGGGCGGCAGCGGGCGATCGAGAGCTTCAGCTGGGACGCGATCGCGGAGCGGACCGTCGGGGTCTACACGTCCGTGACCTGA
- a CDS encoding SprT-like domain-containing protein — protein sequence MDLGDAFAMAEDLLEHHGLHDWTVELDGAKRRAGICRFGPQVLGLSAPLTTLHSEAEVRDTILHEIAHALAGPAHGHDATWRAVARRIGSSGERCVSPESPRVEPPWLGVCPAGHTTGRHRRPERVMTCAQCSRTFDLAHLITWTHHGRPAEPHPNYDAELARLRAGRRLQLLRPGTRARVIAPGEHHGRVGKVVKLGRTSYHLRAGGAVLRVPFAHVERA from the coding sequence ATGGACCTGGGGGACGCCTTCGCGATGGCCGAGGACCTCCTCGAGCACCACGGCCTCCACGACTGGACCGTCGAGCTCGACGGCGCCAAGCGGCGCGCCGGCATCTGCCGGTTCGGACCGCAGGTGCTCGGTCTCAGCGCCCCGCTGACGACGCTGCACTCCGAGGCCGAGGTCCGCGACACGATCCTGCACGAGATCGCCCACGCCCTGGCCGGTCCCGCGCACGGTCACGACGCCACGTGGCGCGCGGTGGCGCGGCGGATCGGCAGCAGCGGGGAGCGCTGCGTCTCGCCGGAGTCGCCGCGGGTCGAGCCGCCGTGGCTGGGGGTGTGCCCGGCCGGGCACACCACCGGGCGGCACCGTCGTCCCGAGCGGGTGATGACGTGCGCCCAGTGCTCGCGCACCTTCGACCTCGCGCACCTGATCACGTGGACCCACCACGGGCGCCCGGCCGAGCCGCACCCCAACTACGACGCCGAGCTCGCCCGGCTGCGCGCCGGACGCCGACTCCAGCTGCTGCGTCCGGGCACCCGCGCCCGCGTGATCGCGCCCGGCGAGCACCACGGCCGGGTCGGCAAGGTGGTCAAGCTCGGTCGCACCAGCTACCACCTGCGCGCCGGCGGCGCCGTGCTGCGGGTGCCGTTCGCCCACGTCGAGCGGGCCTGA
- a CDS encoding alpha/beta hydrolase translates to MTAGPHLVDVRTPRSPDAAVVVLHGGARRRERAVVSPTQLSVVRMIPVARSIGRAGGRRLAVVRLLNSYRGWDDERTPLDDATWAVDQLRERYGDVPVALVGHSLGGRAALLAAAHDAVRTVVALNPWVYPSDGVPLPGRRVLFVHGDADRVAPIGRARAVAERLSGSADVRFEVVPDGKHAMLRHGRVFERAASDFVVETLLDAPADETSAGGAVGGDV, encoded by the coding sequence TTGACGGCGGGTCCGCACCTGGTCGACGTCCGGACGCCGCGATCGCCCGACGCCGCCGTGGTGGTGCTGCACGGGGGAGCCCGACGCCGCGAGCGCGCGGTCGTGAGCCCCACCCAGCTGTCGGTGGTGCGGATGATCCCGGTCGCCCGCTCGATCGGGCGGGCCGGTGGGCGCCGCCTGGCCGTCGTCCGGCTGCTCAACTCCTACCGCGGCTGGGACGACGAGCGCACGCCCCTCGACGACGCCACCTGGGCCGTCGACCAGCTGCGCGAGCGGTACGGCGACGTGCCGGTCGCGCTCGTCGGGCACTCCCTGGGCGGGCGCGCCGCGCTCCTCGCGGCCGCCCACGACGCCGTCCGCACCGTCGTGGCCCTGAATCCGTGGGTCTACCCGAGCGACGGCGTGCCGCTGCCGGGACGCCGGGTGCTGTTCGTGCACGGCGACGCCGACCGGGTCGCCCCGATCGGGAGGGCGCGGGCGGTGGCCGAGCGGCTGAGCGGCTCCGCCGACGTCCGGTTCGAGGTGGTGCCCGACGGCAAGCACGCGATGCTGCGCCACGGCCGGGTCTTCGAGCGGGCGGCGTCCGACTTCGTGGTCGAGACGCTCCTGGACGCACCCGCCGACGAGACCTCGGCGGGCGGGGCTGTCGGCGGCGACGTCTAG
- a CDS encoding C40 family peptidase, whose translation MTTSRSTSLGLDEAVDLTRTGDLWLFRGRSAADHAIRVLTNAPVNHVGMAVVVDDLPPLLWHAELGKGLTDVWTGSRHRGVQLHDLREAVVQWCGRYEQRAWLRQLDTVVTAEQEAAVLRTVARLDGTPFPSTAALAGRWARGRVRRQAGVEMTYCAEVVAATYQAMGLLDDARPTNYYDPGRFWSGDDLELLGGATLGEEIAVHVP comes from the coding sequence ATGACCACCAGCAGGTCCACCAGCCTCGGCCTCGACGAGGCCGTCGACCTCACCCGGACCGGCGATCTCTGGCTCTTCCGCGGACGCTCCGCTGCCGACCACGCTATCCGGGTGCTCACCAACGCCCCCGTCAACCACGTCGGCATGGCCGTCGTCGTCGACGACCTGCCGCCGCTGCTGTGGCACGCCGAGCTCGGCAAGGGTCTCACCGACGTGTGGACCGGCAGCAGGCACCGCGGCGTCCAGCTGCACGACCTGCGCGAGGCCGTCGTGCAGTGGTGCGGCCGCTACGAGCAGCGGGCCTGGCTCCGCCAGCTCGACACCGTCGTCACCGCCGAGCAGGAGGCGGCGGTGCTGCGCACGGTCGCCCGGCTCGACGGGACGCCGTTCCCCTCCACGGCCGCGCTGGCCGGCCGCTGGGCGCGCGGCCGGGTCCGGCGCCAGGCCGGCGTGGAGATGACCTACTGCGCGGAGGTCGTCGCGGCGACGTACCAGGCGATGGGGCTGCTCGACGACGCCCGCCCCACCAACTACTACGACCCCGGCCGGTTCTGGTCGGGCGACGACCTCGAGCTGCTCGGTGGCGCCACCCTGGGTGAGGAGATCGCCGTCCACGTGCCGTGA
- a CDS encoding TraR/DksA family transcriptional regulator has product MDDDVRTALEAERRRAAERLARLRGDFDEVVAASRDTNADDEHDPEGATIAFERSQIDTLVRQARDRLAEIDAALERLAAGRHGRCEVCGQPIPAERLEVRPSARTCVGCA; this is encoded by the coding sequence GTGGACGACGACGTGCGCACCGCCCTCGAGGCCGAACGACGCCGGGCCGCCGAGCGGCTGGCCCGGCTGCGCGGCGACTTCGACGAGGTGGTGGCGGCCTCGCGCGACACCAACGCCGACGACGAGCACGACCCCGAGGGCGCCACGATCGCCTTCGAGCGCTCGCAGATCGACACCCTGGTACGGCAGGCCCGCGACCGGCTGGCCGAGATCGACGCCGCCCTCGAGCGCCTGGCCGCGGGCCGGCACGGACGGTGCGAGGTCTGCGGTCAGCCGATCCCGGCCGAGCGGCTCGAGGTGCGGCCGAGCGCGCGCACCTGCGTGGGCTGCGCCTGA
- a CDS encoding NERD domain-containing protein, translated as MATRNRDGAVRSGRPTAPREHGDEGERTAAALAELDESWSVHRDLAWPGRGDAGLDHVVVGPPGVFVIDPKAWSGRVSTTGGVLRQNGLRRDASVTAAKDVARAVGEVVGSPAIPILCFSGSVTGGRVLDGVVVTSAADVVRTLSTFGPSLDHARRDDVRRRLEQAASARAPLPEPAPLVLAAGLPELAPAPRVRSAALVPATRLRRSSLPVGSSSSTRGATRRILPRVVGGVLALAMFGILVIPAPRDWLSDRIYDLVAPDLPAVPDPVDRPDRQGTRATQATQERRQARRAARRAGADDEGVAP; from the coding sequence GTGGCCACCCGGAACCGGGACGGAGCGGTCCGGTCGGGGCGCCCGACGGCACCGCGGGAGCACGGCGACGAGGGCGAGCGGACCGCCGCGGCGCTGGCGGAGCTCGACGAGTCGTGGTCGGTGCACCGCGACCTGGCCTGGCCCGGCCGCGGCGACGCCGGCCTCGACCACGTCGTCGTCGGGCCGCCCGGTGTGTTCGTCATCGACCCGAAGGCGTGGAGCGGACGGGTGTCGACGACCGGCGGCGTGCTGCGCCAGAACGGCCTGCGCCGCGACGCCTCCGTGACCGCCGCCAAGGACGTCGCCCGTGCGGTCGGCGAGGTCGTCGGCAGCCCGGCGATCCCGATCCTCTGCTTCTCGGGGAGCGTGACCGGCGGCCGGGTCCTGGACGGCGTGGTCGTCACCTCGGCCGCGGACGTCGTCCGCACCCTGTCGACGTTCGGCCCCTCGCTCGACCACGCCCGCCGCGACGACGTCCGCAGGCGGCTCGAGCAGGCCGCGTCCGCCCGGGCGCCGCTGCCGGAGCCCGCTCCGCTCGTGCTGGCCGCAGGGCTCCCGGAGCTCGCGCCGGCCCCGCGCGTGCGCAGCGCCGCCCTCGTGCCGGCCACCCGGCTGCGACGGTCGAGCCTGCCGGTCGGCTCGTCGAGCAGCACGCGGGGCGCGACGCGTCGGATCCTGCCGCGGGTCGTGGGTGGTGTGCTGGCCCTGGCGATGTTCGGGATCCTGGTGATCCCCGCTCCCCGCGACTGGCTCTCCGACCGGATCTACGACCTGGTCGCGCCCGACCTCCCGGCGGTGCCCGACCCGGTCGACAGGCCCGACCGGCAGGGCACGAGGGCGACGCAGGCCACCCAGGAGCGCCGGCAGGCCCGGCGGGCGGCTCGCCGGGCCGGAGCGGACGACGAGGGCGTGGCACCGTAG
- a CDS encoding T3SS (YopN, CesT) and YbjN peptide-binding chaperone 1: protein MDLTAATEAAWTSFRGRLADHVAAMAGDDSLVLAVPEALGGDDDAAAPAVLVSALADGLVRLEVVLDARPDRRVTADDVRARLLERLGWPAPLDETGGEHPHQMAERREADRVAVLLVGTLREVHGVPHPAFLAAGGLEVDPGSVAWTPSAPDRPADPGPTGDVVEVPRDREHLQSMVDAAMRVVFPDLRHDADGDIPVRDGESALYVRVLPGRPVVELYAELVVDPVEADRLSLEAGLLNAAHPTWKFVHRDATVVMVHEVVAVPFVASQLRVLVDLFLDDLDRLSGELVARVGGRRFLQPLPPPAPTAEHTPDHTGDHTGEHEPDLVLAGLLELCHLGRPRAATVAGLFGHDRLELIRQIVRLRSGQQGCGEHDPDVVLTALRQALRLVSDGHVEQPTVLSPRPRSVQSSLLGDADLGEDALDLGWSA, encoded by the coding sequence ATGGACCTGACGGCAGCAACCGAGGCGGCGTGGACGTCGTTCCGCGGTCGGCTGGCCGACCACGTGGCGGCCATGGCCGGCGACGACTCGCTCGTCCTCGCGGTGCCCGAAGCGCTCGGGGGCGACGACGACGCCGCGGCCCCCGCGGTGCTGGTCTCGGCGCTGGCGGACGGACTCGTGCGGCTCGAGGTCGTGCTCGACGCCCGGCCCGACCGGCGGGTCACCGCCGACGACGTCCGGGCGCGGCTGCTGGAGCGGCTCGGCTGGCCGGCACCCCTCGACGAGACCGGCGGGGAGCACCCCCACCAGATGGCCGAGCGGCGCGAGGCCGACCGGGTCGCCGTCCTGCTGGTCGGCACCCTGCGGGAGGTCCACGGCGTCCCGCACCCCGCGTTCCTCGCGGCCGGCGGGCTCGAGGTCGACCCCGGCTCCGTCGCGTGGACGCCGTCCGCCCCCGACCGCCCCGCCGACCCCGGGCCGACCGGCGACGTCGTCGAGGTGCCTCGCGACCGCGAGCACCTGCAGTCGATGGTCGACGCCGCGATGCGGGTGGTCTTCCCCGACCTCCGGCACGACGCCGACGGCGACATCCCGGTGCGCGACGGGGAGAGCGCGCTCTACGTGCGGGTCCTGCCCGGCCGGCCGGTCGTGGAGCTGTACGCCGAGCTCGTCGTCGACCCCGTCGAGGCCGACCGGCTCTCGCTCGAGGCCGGCCTGCTCAACGCCGCGCACCCTACCTGGAAGTTCGTCCACCGCGACGCGACCGTCGTGATGGTCCACGAGGTCGTCGCGGTGCCCTTCGTCGCCAGCCAGCTGAGGGTGCTGGTCGACCTCTTCCTCGACGACCTCGACCGGCTCTCCGGCGAGCTCGTCGCCCGGGTCGGCGGACGTCGATTCCTCCAGCCGCTGCCGCCACCGGCCCCCACTGCCGAGCACACGCCCGACCACACCGGCGACCACACCGGCGAGCACGAGCCCGACCTGGTGCTGGCCGGCCTCCTCGAGCTGTGCCACCTGGGTCGTCCACGGGCCGCCACCGTGGCAGGGCTCTTCGGCCACGACCGGCTCGAGCTCATCCGGCAGATCGTGCGGCTCCGCAGCGGGCAGCAGGGCTGCGGCGAGCACGACCCGGACGTCGTCCTCACCGCGCTGCGCCAGGCCCTGCGCCTGGTCTCCGACGGGCACGTCGAGCAGCCGACGGTGCTGTCGCCGCGGCCGCGGTCGGTGCAGTCCTCGCTCCTCGGCGACGCCGACCTGGGCGAGGACGCCCTCGACCTCGGCTGGAGCGCCTGA
- a CDS encoding PadR family transcriptional regulator — MSVVALTPLAVSALALLAERPMHPYEMYQLLLERHEDRFVKIRPGSLYHAVQRLEAERLVEATGTDRDGNRPERTTYAITAGGRVAMTERIREILQRPVREYPHLPLALAEAHNVPAEQVAADLRQYLAALDDDIAELADVLRAARGRGKPETYLVGGDYLLTMTTAQRDWIALLITRIDTEDFAWQPHLA; from the coding sequence GTGAGTGTCGTCGCCCTGACTCCCCTGGCCGTCTCGGCCCTGGCCCTGCTGGCCGAGCGGCCGATGCACCCCTACGAGATGTACCAGCTGCTGCTCGAGCGGCACGAGGACCGGTTCGTCAAGATCCGGCCCGGCTCGCTCTACCACGCGGTCCAGCGGCTCGAGGCTGAGCGGCTGGTCGAGGCGACGGGCACCGACCGCGACGGCAACCGGCCCGAGCGGACGACGTACGCCATCACCGCCGGGGGCCGCGTGGCGATGACGGAGCGGATCCGCGAGATCCTCCAGCGGCCCGTGCGCGAGTACCCGCACCTGCCCCTCGCCCTCGCCGAGGCGCACAACGTGCCGGCCGAGCAGGTCGCCGCCGACCTGCGGCAGTACCTCGCCGCGCTCGACGACGACATCGCCGAGCTGGCGGACGTCCTGCGCGCCGCCCGCGGCCGGGGCAAGCCCGAGACCTACCTGGTCGGCGGCGACTACCTCCTGACCATGACCACCGCCCAGCGCGACTGGATCGCGCTCCTCATCACCCGCATCGACACCGAGGACTTCGCATGGCAACCGCACCTGGCGTGA